Proteins encoded together in one Tripterygium wilfordii isolate XIE 37 chromosome 14, ASM1340144v1, whole genome shotgun sequence window:
- the LOC120015406 gene encoding cytochrome b5, giving the protein MGDDAKVFTLAQVSEHNDSKDCWLIIDGKVYDVTKFLDDHPGGDEVLLSATGKDATDDFEDVGHSTSAREMMDQFFVGDVDVSTIPKKTTYAPPKQPHYNQDKTSDFIIKLLQFLVPLAILGLALGIRFYTKST; this is encoded by the exons ATGGGCGATGATGCCAAGGTTTTCACTCTCGCTCAAGTGTCCGAGCACAACGATTCCAAGGACTGCTGGCTCATAATAGACGGAAAG GTCTATGACGTGACAAAATTTTTGGATGATCATCCTGGTGGTGATGAGGTCTTGTTGTCAGCAACTG GGAAAGATGCAACTGATGACTTTGAGGATGTTGGTCATAGTACTAGTGCCAGAGAAATGATGGATCAGTTCTTTGTTGGAGATGTTGACGTCTCAACAATTCCCAAGAAGACCACTTACGCACCGCCAAAGCAGCCTCACTACAATCAGGACAAGACCTCCGACTTCATCATCAAGCTCCTGCAGTTCCTTGTTCCCCTTGCGATCTTGGGTTTGGCTCTCGGCATCCGCTTCTACACCAAATCCACTTAA
- the LOC120014354 gene encoding cyclin-dependent kinase inhibitor 5-like isoform X1, with the protein MGKYLRKAKTAGEIAVMEVSQSLGVGVSTRARTLALQRLQKSSPPPSDGGSYLQLRSRRLQKPAIPVDSKRQKPNPRSNANPNSNSKAKSGSRGLVQKKGSSRQNVGEGVQEGIDAGDGKDLGAEASFGENRLEIEGRERNSTRESSPCSLIRDPDAIRTPGSSTRPTSSTEANRRMQNSISRQIPTAHDMDDFFSGAEEEQQKQFIEKYNFDPVNDKPLPGRYEWKKLDP; encoded by the exons ATGGGAAAGTACCTAAGGAAGGCCAAAACGGCAGGAGAGATTGCCGTAATGGAGGTCTCTCAGTCACTCGGAGTCGGAGTCAGCACCAGAGCCAGGACTCTTGCCCTTCAGCGTCTCCAGAAatcatctcctcctccttccgATGGGGGATCCTACTTGCAGCTGCGCAGCCGCCGCCTCCAGAAGCCGGCGATTCCGGTTGACTCGAAGAGGCAAAAACCTAACCCTAGGAGTAATGCAAACCCGAATTCGAATTCCAAGGCTAAGTCCGGGTCGCGTGGATTGGTTCAAAAGAAAGGGTCGAGTAGGCAAAATGTGGGTGAGGGGGTTCAAGAAGGGATTGATGCTGGTGACGGCAAGGATTTGGGTGCCGAGGCTTCGTTTGGAGAGAATCGTTTGGAGATCGAAGGTAGAGAaag GAACAGTACTAGGGAATCCAGTCCATGCAGTTTGATTAGGGACCCAGATGCTATTCGAACCCCTGGATCCAGTACTAGGCCCACCAGCTCAACAGAAGCCAACAGGAGAATGCAGAACTCAATAAGTAGACAGATCCCAACAGCACATGATATGGACGACTTCTTTTCTGGAGCAGAAGAAGAGCAGCAAAAACAATTTATTGAGAA GTACAACTTTGATCCAGTTAATGACAAACCACTCCCGGGACGATATGAATGGAAAAAATTGGATCCATAG
- the LOC120014354 gene encoding cyclin-dependent kinase inhibitor 5-like isoform X2 produces the protein MGKYLRKAKTAGEIAVMEVSQSLGVGVSTRARTLALQRLQKSSPPPSDGGSYLQLRSRRLQKPAIPVDSKRQKPNPRSNANPNSNSKAKSGSRGLVQKKGSSRQNVGEGVQEGIDAGDGKDLGAEASFGENRLEIEGRESTRESSPCSLIRDPDAIRTPGSSTRPTSSTEANRRMQNSISRQIPTAHDMDDFFSGAEEEQQKQFIEKYNFDPVNDKPLPGRYEWKKLDP, from the exons ATGGGAAAGTACCTAAGGAAGGCCAAAACGGCAGGAGAGATTGCCGTAATGGAGGTCTCTCAGTCACTCGGAGTCGGAGTCAGCACCAGAGCCAGGACTCTTGCCCTTCAGCGTCTCCAGAAatcatctcctcctccttccgATGGGGGATCCTACTTGCAGCTGCGCAGCCGCCGCCTCCAGAAGCCGGCGATTCCGGTTGACTCGAAGAGGCAAAAACCTAACCCTAGGAGTAATGCAAACCCGAATTCGAATTCCAAGGCTAAGTCCGGGTCGCGTGGATTGGTTCAAAAGAAAGGGTCGAGTAGGCAAAATGTGGGTGAGGGGGTTCAAGAAGGGATTGATGCTGGTGACGGCAAGGATTTGGGTGCCGAGGCTTCGTTTGGAGAGAATCGTTTGGAGATCGAAGGTAGAGAaag TACTAGGGAATCCAGTCCATGCAGTTTGATTAGGGACCCAGATGCTATTCGAACCCCTGGATCCAGTACTAGGCCCACCAGCTCAACAGAAGCCAACAGGAGAATGCAGAACTCAATAAGTAGACAGATCCCAACAGCACATGATATGGACGACTTCTTTTCTGGAGCAGAAGAAGAGCAGCAAAAACAATTTATTGAGAA GTACAACTTTGATCCAGTTAATGACAAACCACTCCCGGGACGATATGAATGGAAAAAATTGGATCCATAG